A genomic segment from Methanoplanus limicola DSM 2279 encodes:
- a CDS encoding bifunctional fructose-bisphosphatase/inositol-phosphate phosphatase, which translates to MQEDFKRHCEEMSQRVISGISGIEGTREGARIVCQGADGTATKLIDKIAEDIVFDYIRENNLCRYAVSEEAGIYDFGSGEGRIFLDPIDGTHNAVTGNPFYALSVAYEYEGEITHAFVKDLAHGELFYASEETGAEVDGRRVSVSDTDLLEKATLSIYGRKFDPSSIEKLGKKVRRWRLYGASALELCYVGAGRLDGFVDVRDTLRVTDAAAGMYFCKCAGGVVTGRTGGPVNFSDDVSDGRCLVATNGCIHNKVIEYLR; encoded by the coding sequence ATGCAGGAAGATTTCAAAAGACACTGTGAAGAGATGTCACAGAGGGTAATCAGCGGTATTTCCGGGATTGAAGGTACCCGTGAGGGCGCAAGGATCGTCTGTCAGGGTGCTGACGGCACAGCGACAAAACTTATCGACAAAATCGCGGAAGATATTGTATTTGATTATATCCGGGAAAATAACCTCTGCCGGTATGCCGTCAGTGAAGAGGCAGGGATTTATGACTTTGGTTCGGGTGAGGGCCGGATATTTCTGGATCCAATCGACGGAACACATAATGCAGTGACCGGAAATCCGTTTTATGCCCTCTCTGTTGCTTATGAGTATGAAGGGGAGATAACGCATGCATTTGTGAAAGATCTTGCACATGGTGAACTGTTTTATGCCTCTGAAGAGACCGGTGCTGAGGTTGACGGGAGGAGAGTGTCAGTCTCAGATACAGATCTGCTTGAGAAGGCCACTCTCAGTATCTATGGCAGGAAGTTTGACCCGTCATCAATAGAGAAGCTTGGCAAAAAGGTGAGACGCTGGAGACTTTACGGTGCATCAGCCCTTGAACTGTGCTATGTCGGTGCAGGCAGACTTGACGGGTTTGTTGATGTAAGGGATACGTTGAGAGTCACTGATGCTGCGGCCGGTATGTATTTCTGTAAGTGTGCGGGCGGTGTTGTTACCGGCCGGACGGGCGGGCCGGTTAATTTTTCTGATGATGTATCGGACGGGCGCTGCCTTGTTGCGACAAATGGCTGTATCCACAATAAGGTTATTGAGTACCTCAGGTGA
- a CDS encoding NAD(+)/NADH kinase — protein MRFGIVSRPDNKDVLEYAREFGAFISGRGHQVIFERKTADALSIEGGVPFSAIDTDIIVVIGGDGSVLRCVREIGRQIPLLCINKGHVGFLSELEPDEAREQFEKIESGNFTIEERMRLSVKVDGYNVGDALNEAVIVTSRPAKILEFTINVDHVPAERFRADGVLISTPTGSTGYAMSAGGPIVDPLIECFLVVPLAPYHLSSRPHLISIERRVGVELDSPKPADLVIDGELIMELYNGNVVSIEKSEDPALFINLGKNFFAKVDSKLKSV, from the coding sequence ATGAGATTTGGAATTGTATCGCGTCCGGATAATAAGGATGTTCTGGAGTACGCAAGGGAATTTGGTGCTTTTATATCCGGAAGAGGACATCAGGTGATATTTGAGCGGAAGACGGCGGATGCGCTCTCGATAGAGGGCGGAGTCCCGTTTTCTGCAATTGATACAGATATTATTGTCGTTATTGGAGGTGATGGTTCTGTATTGCGCTGCGTCAGGGAGATTGGCAGGCAGATCCCGCTTCTCTGCATCAACAAGGGTCATGTTGGATTTCTCTCTGAACTTGAACCTGATGAGGCAAGGGAGCAGTTTGAAAAGATCGAATCCGGAAATTTTACCATTGAAGAGAGGATGAGGCTTTCAGTAAAGGTTGACGGTTATAATGTCGGCGATGCCCTTAATGAAGCTGTCATTGTTACATCACGGCCTGCAAAAATTCTGGAGTTTACAATCAATGTGGATCATGTTCCGGCTGAGAGGTTCAGGGCAGATGGTGTTCTGATAAGCACACCGACAGGTTCTACAGGTTACGCCATGAGTGCCGGAGGGCCTATTGTCGATCCGTTAATCGAATGTTTTCTGGTAGTGCCTCTTGCACCGTATCATCTCTCCTCAAGGCCTCATCTTATCAGTATCGAACGAAGGGTTGGTGTTGAACTTGACAGTCCGAAGCCGGCTGATCTTGTCATTGACGGTGAGCTGATAATGGAACTTTACAACGGCAATGTTGTCAGCATCGAAAAGTCCGAAGATCCTGCACTGTTCATAAATCTTGGCAAAAATTTCTTTGCAAAAGTTGACAGCAAACTGAAGAGTGTCTGA
- a CDS encoding GNAT family N-acetyltransferase, whose product MELPDNIPKEQLIFSFLSKKDKLSGFDCSESELNEFLVQDALDNQIRKFSVTRLLYWNNNITGYFTLVNDCISIDNLENVDRQDDIIYRKYPALKIARLATDKNFENKGIGTHMVDEIFYIAFKISNSVGCRILTVDSKQNSVTFYQKFGFKRATNSRRETIPMYLDFHSALKQE is encoded by the coding sequence ATGGAACTCCCGGATAATATTCCCAAAGAACAGTTAATATTTTCATTTTTATCAAAAAAGGACAAATTATCAGGGTTTGATTGTTCTGAATCTGAATTAAACGAATTTTTGGTACAGGATGCACTGGACAATCAGATTAGAAAATTTTCAGTTACGCGCCTTTTATACTGGAATAACAATATCACAGGTTATTTCACACTGGTTAATGACTGTATCAGCATTGATAACCTGGAAAATGTAGATCGTCAGGATGATATTATCTATAGAAAATATCCTGCATTGAAAATTGCACGACTTGCAACAGATAAAAATTTTGAAAATAAGGGGATTGGAACCCATATGGTTGATGAAATATTTTATATTGCATTCAAAATATCAAACAGTGTGGGTTGCAGGATATTAACTGTAGATTCAAAACAGAATTCAGTTACCTTTTACCAAAAATTCGGTTTTAAAAGGGCTACAAATTCACGTAGAGAGACAATTCCCATGTATCTTGACTTCCATTCCGCATTAAAACAGGAATAA
- the speB gene encoding agmatinase, translating to MQYFLKPFFADAECAYEDADYIIFGVPYDGTTSYLSGTRLGPKAIREASWNFETYLPDFDLDISEIAICDMGDLEISTVPEMVICEVESAVRDFTEENKFPVILGGEHSLTIGALNAIRPECYVVCDAHLDLREEFGSTPFNHACVTRRAFDMGAEIFIIGARSGPEEEFRLAGENERIHLYTPDDVRRRGISGICDEIISIISGRKTYLSIDADVIDCCLTPGLGTPEPFGLDTFDIRDLVRKIGPYASAFDYVEVCPTDSGQTATVAAKIIREFIAVHSISAKEVQN from the coding sequence ATGCAATACTTTCTAAAACCTTTTTTTGCAGATGCTGAATGCGCTTACGAAGACGCTGATTACATAATATTCGGTGTCCCTTACGACGGAACGACATCATACCTTTCAGGAACCAGACTCGGCCCTAAGGCAATAAGGGAGGCTTCCTGGAATTTCGAGACATATCTCCCGGATTTTGATCTGGACATCTCAGAGATAGCCATATGCGACATGGGAGACCTTGAAATATCAACCGTTCCTGAGATGGTCATATGCGAAGTTGAATCTGCAGTGCGTGATTTCACGGAAGAGAACAAATTTCCGGTAATCCTCGGGGGGGAACATTCACTCACCATTGGCGCACTGAATGCCATAAGGCCCGAATGCTATGTCGTATGCGATGCCCACCTGGATTTAAGGGAGGAATTCGGCAGCACACCTTTCAACCACGCCTGTGTCACCAGAAGGGCATTCGATATGGGCGCGGAGATATTTATCATCGGTGCACGAAGCGGACCTGAAGAAGAATTCCGGCTTGCAGGGGAGAATGAAAGAATTCATCTTTACACTCCGGACGATGTCAGAAGAAGAGGCATCTCCGGAATATGTGATGAGATCATCAGTATAATCTCCGGAAGAAAAACCTATCTCTCTATTGACGCGGATGTCATAGACTGTTGCCTGACTCCGGGACTGGGGACTCCCGAACCCTTTGGGCTTGATACCTTTGACATAAGGGACCTTGTCAGAAAGATCGGCCCGTATGCATCTGCATTTGATTACGTAGAGGTATGCCCGACAGATTCAGGTCAGACTGCTACGGTTGCTGCAAAAATTATCCGTGAATTTATTGCAGTTCACAGCATATCTGCAAAAGAAGTACAGAACTGA
- a CDS encoding homoserine dehydrogenase: MKVAIIGFGSVGKGIASIIRDKGLGITVTAIADSKSAAIDNSGLDIQSVFIAKENSGLCGKIGLTPDDVISEADFDVLIEVTPTDAETGEPALGYIRKALSSGKHVITSNKGPVALKYPELKELADENGVELKFEATVCGAIPIILSLQNGLAGNDIKRIYGVFNGTCNYILTRMADEKLTYSQALLEARELGYAEADPTYDVMGIDAAIKLVILANTVLGYKKSLEDVEIAGINMITSESLQLAGEDDLTIRLIGEIDCEKELLRVMPRVLPKNHTLVVHGTLNAVTAETDLAGEVTLIGRGAGSVETASAIIADLLFIRKLNGRCA, from the coding sequence ATGAAGGTTGCAATAATCGGTTTTGGATCTGTCGGTAAGGGAATCGCTTCAATAATCAGGGATAAGGGCCTTGGCATCACGGTAACTGCCATTGCCGATTCAAAGAGCGCTGCAATAGACAATAGTGGTCTTGACATCCAGTCAGTATTCATTGCAAAGGAAAACTCCGGATTATGCGGAAAAATCGGGCTGACTCCGGATGATGTTATATCGGAAGCTGATTTTGATGTTTTAATTGAGGTTACTCCTACTGATGCAGAGACCGGAGAGCCTGCACTTGGTTATATAAGAAAGGCACTATCATCAGGTAAGCATGTTATTACATCAAATAAAGGTCCGGTGGCACTTAAATATCCGGAACTAAAAGAACTCGCAGATGAGAACGGCGTTGAGCTGAAGTTTGAGGCAACAGTCTGCGGTGCAATACCGATCATACTCTCACTGCAAAACGGCCTTGCGGGGAATGATATAAAAAGAATATATGGTGTCTTCAACGGGACATGTAATTACATCCTGACCAGAATGGCTGATGAGAAACTGACATACAGTCAGGCTCTTCTGGAGGCAAGGGAGCTTGGATATGCCGAAGCTGATCCTACCTACGATGTCATGGGTATAGATGCGGCGATAAAGCTTGTAATCCTTGCAAATACTGTCCTTGGCTATAAAAAATCCCTTGAGGATGTTGAAATTGCAGGCATAAATATGATCACGTCAGAATCCCTTCAGCTTGCAGGCGAGGATGACCTTACCATCCGGCTGATTGGTGAGATTGACTGCGAAAAAGAACTTTTAAGGGTTATGCCGCGTGTTCTGCCCAAAAACCACACTCTTGTGGTTCACGGAACTCTCAATGCAGTAACTGCGGAGACTGACCTTGCAGGGGAGGTTACATTAATCGGCCGTGGTGCCGGTTCTGTAGAGACTGCAAGTGCAATTATTGCAGACCTGCTCTTTATCAGGAAATTAAATGGCCGGTGTGCTTGA
- a CDS encoding translation initiation factor IF-5A has protein sequence MKEQTEIGKLKEGRYVVIEDEPCKILAIATSKPGKHGAAKSRIDAMGIFDGVKRSIVQPVSAKTYVPIVERRSAQVISIAGDTVQLMDIKDFEMFEMNIGADKAATLEAGSEIPYISSLGKKKLDS, from the coding sequence ATGAAAGAACAGACAGAAATTGGAAAATTAAAAGAAGGCCGCTACGTTGTAATCGAAGATGAACCATGTAAAATTCTCGCAATTGCCACCTCAAAACCCGGAAAACACGGTGCTGCAAAGTCAAGAATTGATGCAATGGGAATATTTGACGGAGTAAAGAGATCAATCGTTCAGCCGGTTTCAGCAAAGACCTACGTCCCGATTGTAGAGAGAAGAAGCGCGCAGGTTATATCAATAGCCGGCGACACAGTCCAGTTAATGGATATCAAGGATTTTGAGATGTTTGAGATGAATATTGGTGCTGACAAGGCTGCAACACTTGAGGCCGGTTCAGAGATTCCATATATTTCATCACTTGGAAAGAAGAAACTTGACAGTTAA